Below is a window of Streptomyces sp. NBC_00223 DNA.
GGCCGTTGGTTGAGCCGGTCGGCGGGGTCTTTCGGGTCGGAAGGTTTTCGTGCCGCCGGACTTTTCCTGACCGGCGGACCTTGCTGTGTGGCGAACCTTACTGTGTGGCGGGCTCCGCCGTCCGGGGCGGCCGGTGGGGGCAGCCGTGTCCCGGGGGCGGGCCGCCGCTATCGGTACGGCCGCGGAAACGGAGTCGGGGCCAGCCGTTCCACCGCCTCGCGCAGGGCGTCGAGCGGGGCCCTGAGCGCGCTGACCGAGCCCAGGGCGCCGGTCACCAGCAACAGGGAGTGCCGCAGATTCTCGGTGTCCGGGCGCTCCAGCACCCGGTCGGTGTCCGCCGCGAGGCGGGCAAGTTCACGCAGTTCGTCCTCGGCGACCGCACGATCCGGTAACTGCCGCCGGTAGGCGGTCAGTTCGCACTCCAAGCGCCCTATGGCCTCGCGCAGCCCCGTCCCCGCGTCGGCCGTTCTCCCTCGGTCCTCTTCGAGCACCTGTGTCTCCCCCACCATGTACAACAGCCCACCCCTGCCTCATGCTCGTCGTTCGTGCTTGGCCCGGGCGGGTTGCCGGCCCACGGCGCCCGGGGCCGATCAGTAAACGGCACTCAGTGACGTTCGCGCCACATCGGCGCCGAAAATTGCGCTGACTTTGCCTTCTTGACGGCGAGTTGACGCTGTGGGGGCCGATTCGGCGGAGGGTTTCGCGTGTGGTCTACTGGTCGCTCTCGGCGCTGCGGCCGGTCAGCCGCCAGACGGTCAGATCGACCGTGGCGTACTCCTGCGGTGCGCCGGGCGGCGTGAGCTGACGGAACGTCACGAGTGCGACGGTGCCGTCGATCGAACGTACGCACAGCCGGGTGCCGGTGGTGACCGACCGCCTTGGCACCGAGGCGACTTGGGCGGTGGCGGCGGACGTGCAGATCTCCGGCGCGGCCGGGCCGGTGGGATCGGCCGGGTCGGCCGGGGCCGCGAGCGCCAGGGTGCCGTGGTGGGCGTCCACGGCGAAGGCGTCGGCCTGGTCGGTGAAGCCGAGGTCACCGCTGTACGTGCCGGACAGCGCGGTGGGCGGGTCGTCGCGCAGCGACAGCCCGTATCCGGCGGGCAGCCGGACGTCCCGGTAGACCGTCTCGCCCGGGGTCTCCGCCGATCCGGTGGCTCCGGCGCCTCCTCCGCCGCCGCCCGGCGGTCGCCCTGCGGGCGGCCTGACGGGCGCGGGGTGTGCGGCGGTCGGTGCGCCGCTGGGCACCCGACCCCGCACGTCACGGCCACCGCCGTCGAACCCCCCGGCGAGCGCGACCCCCGCGATCACGCCTGCGGCAACGACGGCCAGACCCACGACGCCGCCCCGCCGCCGCGCCTTCCCCCCGGCCGGATGCGGATACGCCGACTCCGCCCCGGCAAACGCCCCACCGGACCCGGCCCCCGGCGCCCGCGGGCCTCCGAAAGTCCCACCGCCTGAGCCGGTGACGGGCCCCTGCGCCATCGCGGCCGCGCCCCCCGCCCCCGCCTCGGACGCCCCGGCCAACCCCTGCGAGCTCCCGAAAGTCCCACCGCCTGAGCCGGTGATGGGCGCCTGCGGCATCGCGGCCGCGCCGGGGCCGGAGCCGGCAGGGAAGCCCGGCACCGATGCCGGGCCGGTGGCAGCCGGGCCTGGTCCCGGCCCGGATACGCCCGGTACCGGCGGCGCGAAGTACCCACCCGGGCCGGGTACGGATGCGGTCGGCGCCTGCGGAAGCAGAGGCGCGCCCGGCGTTCCCGGGGCGGGGGCGAAGGACGGCGGCGGTGGCGCAACTGGTGTGCCGGGCAAAGGTGTTGTCGAGGGAGGCGTCCCCTGCGCGGACTCGCCGGCCGCCCCGGGTCCTGCAGGGAAGCCCGGCGCGGATGCGAGGGCGGAGAGGAGGTGGGGTGGGAGCCAGGGGAGGGCGAGTGGCTGGGTCGACGCGGGAGCGATCTGCGCGCACATCGTCGTGATCTGCGCCAGCGACGGCCGCAACGCCGGATCCTTGATCAGACACCGCGTGACGATCTCCCGCAACTCCCCCGGGAGTTCGGACAGATCCGGCTCGTCCTGCCGCACCTTCGCCCCGTCCCCGAAGGGCGCCGCCCCGATCGCGGCGTACGCGGCGATCTGCCCGAGCGCGAAGACATCCGTCGCGGCGACGGCCGCCCGCCCCGCGGCCTGCTCGGGCCCGAGAAACGCACCGGTCGGCCCCTCCCCCAGCCCCGCGAACCCGTACTGCTTCAGCCGCGGCCCGTCCGCGGCCAGCAGCACATGCGAGGGCCGCAGGTCCCCGTGCACGACGCCCGCGTGGTGCAGCGACTGAAGGCCCTCCGCCAGCCCGGCGACCAGCCGCAGTACGACGCCCGTGGGCAGCGGCCCGCCGCCGGCGACCGCGTCCCGCAGCGAGACGGAGGCCACGTACGCGGTGGCGAACCAGTACCGGGAGCCCTCCTTGCCGCTGCCGACGACCGGCACGACGTACGGTCCCCGCACCCGCCCCGCGGCCTCCGCGTCCTGGTGGAAGCGCGGCCCGAAGTCCGGCCGCCCGGCCGCCTCCTCGCGGATCACGGTGAGCGCGACCGGCTGCCCGCCGGGCGCGTACGCGAGGTACACCCGGCCCAGCGCCCCGCCGCCGGAAGCCGTACCGGAGCGCCCGCCAAAAGCCGTAGACGTACCCGAAGCCGCCCCGGAAGCCTCGTCCGGCGTCCCCTCGAAACGTCCCACGAGCCGCGCGGCGACCCGGTGCCCGGACACCGTCGCCGGATCGTCGCCGGACGTCGGCAGGAAGGCCGGCCCCCCGAAGACCGGACCGGTGTGCGGTACGCCCATCAGTCCCCGTACCTCCCCTGACACCGCCCCTCCCGGGACACGGCCCGACGATACCGGAACACGCCACGCCGAAAGCGGCCTGTTCCAGAGTCACGACGCACGCGGTATGCAGGGGCTATGGACTCAGCGGGTACGACGGGCGAAGTGGCCGCGGTGCTGCTCGCGGCCGGTGGCGGACGGCGGCTGGGCGGCCGGCCGAAGGCGCTGCTGCCGTACCGCGGCCGCCCCCTGGTGGAGCACGCGGTACGGGCGCTGCGCGCGGGCGGCTGCGACCACGTGCACGTCGTGCTGGGCGCGGCGGCGGCCGAGGTGCGCGAGCGCGCGGATCTGAGGGGCTGCGCACTGGTGGACAACCCGCGCTGGGCGGACGGCATGGGCACCTCGCTGCGGGCCGGGCTGGCCTCCCTCGACCCGCGTACGACCGCCGCCGCGGTGATCGGCCTGGTCGACCAGCCGGGCGTCGGCCCGGCGGCGGTCGCCCGGGTGCTCGCGGCCGCGGCCGGTGACCCGCGCGCGGCCCTGGTCGCGGCCGCGTACGACGGGGTCCGCGGCCACCCCGTGCTGCTCGGCGCGAGCCACTGGGCGGGGGTCGCGGCCGGCGCGACGGACGACCGCGGGGCCCGCGTGTATCTGCGGGAGCACGCGCGGCGGACCGTACTCGTGGAGTGCGGGGACGTCGGCGACCCGGCCGACATCGACACGCCCGCCGACCTCGGGCTGCTCGACGGGACCGGGCGGCCTTCCGCGGAATGCTGAGGTCCCGCGAGGGGGGAACTGTACTCCACACCGTGCAAGCGCCCGAGCCCCGGCACCGCCGGATGGCATCCAGTGCCACCGGCATACGCCAGGAGGCGACCGCCCGGCAGCACACGCGGCGGGCGAAGGCGTACGAGCCGCTGCCGCGCACGGCCCTCACCCCGCCCCCATACGCCTACGCCGACGACCAACTGGACGGCCGACAGGCGGTTCCGCACGGCGGACGCCGTAAGTCCGTCCCGCTCAGGCCGGGTTCGCTCACGCCAGGCCGGCGAGACGGGCGAGCCGGCGGGCCTCGGTACGGGTGAGGCGGGCGACGGCGTCCTCGTCGGCGCGGGTGAGACGGCCGTTCTCGACCACGGGGACGCCGTTGACCAGCGAGAGCGTCACGGGGGCCGGGGCGCCGAGCACGAGCGCGGCGACCGGGTCGGCGATGGACGCGTGCCCGAGGCCGTCGAGCTTCCACAGCACGAGGTCGGCGAGCTTGCCCGCCTCCAGGGAGCCGATCTCCGCGCCCCGGCCCAGGACTTGGGCACCTCCGTAGGTGCCGAGGCGCAGGGCCTGACGGACGGTGAGCGCCTTCGCGCCACCGGAACCATCGGAACCCGCCGAACGCCCGCTGCCCAGTCGGCTGATGAGCAGCGCGTTCCGCAACTCCGTGTGCAGCTCGCCCGATTCGTTGGACGCCGTGCCGTCCACCCCGAGCCCGACCGGCACCCCGGCGGCCAGCAGGTCCGGCACCCGGGCGATCCCGGCGGCCAACCGGGCGTTGGAGGACGGGCAGTGCGCGACGCCCGTACCCGTACGGGCGAAGGCCGCGATGTCGGCGTCGCTCATGTGGACGCAGTGCGCCATCCACACGTCCTCGCCGAGCCACCCGGTGGACGCGAGGTAGTCCGTCGGCCCGGCCCCGAACCGCTCGCGGCAGAACGCCTCCTCCTCCCGTGTCTCGCTGCCGTGCGTGTGCAGCCGTACGCCCTTGCGCCGGGCCAACAGCGCGGCCTCCCGCAGGAGTTCGGTGGAGACTGAGAACGGTGAGCAGGGCGCGACGGCGATCCGCAGCATCGAGCCGAAGGAGGCGTCGTGGTACCGGTCGACGGCCGCCTCGGTCGCGGTCAGCGCGTCCTCGGTGCTCTCCACCGCGAAGTCGGGCGGCAGCCCGCCGTCGCTCTCGCCGAGGTCCATCGAGCCGCGCGCGGCGGTGAAGCGCACCCCGATCCCGGCGGCGGCCCGGATGCCCGCGCCGAGCAGGTCGCCCGCGCCGCGCGGGAAGACATAGTGGTGGTCCATCGCCGTGGTGACCCCGCCGCGGGCCATCATCGCCAGCGAGCCGGACGCGGCGGCGTACACCATCGGTTCGTCGATGCGCGCCCAGGTCGGGTACAGCTCGGTGAGCCAGTGGAAGAGGTCGCTGTCCTGGGCGAGGCCGCGGGTGAGCCACTGGTAGAAGTGGTGGTGGGTGTTGACCAGGCCCGGCGTGACGAGATGGCCGGTGCCATCGATCCGGCGGGTGACGCCTTCCAGCCCGGCGGGCGCGGGCCCGGCGCCGACCGCCTCGATGAGGTTGCCCGCGACGACGACATGCCCGTGGTCGTACTCGGTGCCGTGCGCGTCGACCGTGGCGACCGCGCAGTGCTCGATGACCTTGCGCGCGACCGGCTGTGTCATGGGGTCGGCCTCTCAGTCGGTGACGGCGATGGCGGCCTCGGCGCCGTCGCGCAGCACCGTGCCCTCGATCAGTCCGTACGGGCGGTCGGCGGCGAGATAGACCTCGTTGTCGTTGGTGAGGCCGAAGGGCGTCAAGTCCACCAGGAAATGGTGCTTGTTGGGCAGCGACAGCCGGATCTCCTCCACCCCGGGCACCCATTCGACGACCCGCGCGCCCATCGCGTAGAGCGTCTGCTGCAACGACCGCGAGTACGTGTCCGCGAACGCCGTGAGCAGATGTCCGCGCACCTGCCCGTAGGCCGCCTCCCAGTCCGGTGCGCTCGCCCCGCCGAACCGCCAGCGCGCGGTGACCTCGGTGGCCAGGACGCGGTCGCCGGTCTCCTGGAGGGTGGTGTACGGGTCCCGGTCGAAGCCGCGGAACTCCGAGTCGGTGGAGTTGAGCACGACCAGGTCCTTGAGCCCGGATATCACCCGCGGCCGCCCGCCGTCGTAGGTGACCTCGGCGGTACGGGTCTCGCGGCCGCCGCGCACGAAGGAGTGGCCGCCCGTGCCGTCGCTCGCGCCGGTGTCCCGGTCGCCGATCCGGTCCCAGGCGTACTCCTCGATCCGGACCCGCGCCCGGTGGACGGCCGGGCGGCTGTCGACGAAGTGCCGGGCCAGCAGGGTGCCGAACTCCTCGGCGGACTCGATGCCGTGGGTCCGCGCGAAGGCGTAGACGGTGTTCTTGACGGTGTCGGTCGGCAGGACACGGGTGTTGGAACCGGACAGGTGGACCTCGTCCATGTCGCCGGACAGCGCGACCGAGACGTTCAGATCCCTGAGTCGGTGGACGGCGCCCTCGCGCACGACCCGCACGACGCGGGTCTCCGCCTTGCCGTACTGGTTCTGGCCGAGCCGGGGCATACGGGTCAGCTCCCTCGGTAGACGGAGTAGCCGAACGCGCTGAGCAGCAGCGGGACATGGAGGTGCCCGCCCGACACGACGGCGAAGACGACGGCCACTTCGGGGAAGAAGGCCCCCGACTCCCGCCCGAGGTAAGGCTCGACGTCGAAGAGCAGCCGCGCGTGGGTGGCGTCCGGCGGCAGCGCGGGCAGGTCGGCGCAGCGGCCGTCGGCGTCGGTGGTGGACGTGCCGTGGCCGGTCCAGGGGCTGTCCGCGCCCGCGCGGACGGCGAGCGTCACGGGCACCCCGGCGGCGGGGCGGCCGGCGCCGGTGTCGAGGACATGCGTGGACACGGTGGTCATCCGGGGTCCTCCTCCTCGGCCAGCCGGGTGAGCCGCAGGCGGTTGATCCCGGCCAACTCGGCGCGGACGAGCGCGCGTTCGGTGTCCGCGTCGTTGCCGGCGCGCTCCTTGAGGGCGGCCAGCATCTCGGCCCCCGTACGGCCCGTGGCGCGGATCAGGAAGACCTGGCCGTGGGCGGCCTCGTACGCGCGGTTGAGGCGCAGCAACTCCGCGCGGGCGGACGCCTCGACGCCGGCCTGTTCGCGTGCCGACGCCGGGTCGCCGGGGGTCGGGCGGCCGATCGGGGGGTGGCCCGCCAGTGCTTCGCGGAGGTCGGCGGGGGTCAGTGCGGCGGTGGCAGTGTCGCTCGCCGCGAGCAGGTCTCCGAGCCGGGCGTACGGGCGGCCGGCGGCCACTGCGGCGCTCCACGTCCGGCTGCCGCACACCGCGTGCAGCGTGGCGGCCGCGGCGGGGGCCGGGGCCGCGTTGAGCCGGGCCAGACCCGGCGGGACGCGGGGAGTCACACTCGCACGCTAGGAGCCGTCGAAGGGGACGTCAACAGTTTGTTGAAGGTTCGCCCGGGTGGGCGAGTGGGCCCGCGGCCCCGGGCGTACGGGTGGGGGTCAGCCGGTTCCTTCGGGCGCGCGGGAGGCGTTCTCCCTGTTCAGGTAGTTGTAAACGGTGAAGCGGCTGACGCCGAGCGCCGCGGCGACGGTCTCCACGCCGTGCCGGACCTCGAACGCGCCGCGTTCCTCCAGGACGCGGACGACGGTCTGCTTCTCCTTGCGGCTCAGCTCCGCCAGGGGGCCGTGGCGGCGGCGCAGGTCGGCGAGGAGGTGATCGAGGGAGTCCGCGAGCCGCGGCAGCCGGACGGCGAGCACGGGCGCGCCCTCCCAGCTGAGCACGATGTCGTCCGCGCGCGCCTCGCCGGGCGCGACGACCCGCGCCCCGATCGCCTCGACCAGCGGCCCCACAGCGCCGACCAACGCATGCTCGCCTGCCCCGGATCCCGGGCGGGCGAGGCGCGCGGACCGGCCTGCCCCCGGGGCCGGTCCCTCGGGCGCACCCGGCGCGGGACCGGGCAGCGCGGTTTCGCCGGCCGCCGGGCCGGGTCGGGAGACCCCCTCGGGCTCACTCGTCCCGGAGACGGGCCCCGCAGGCTCGCCGGTCCCCGAAGCGGGACCCGCCGATGGGCCCGGTGCCGGAGGCGGGAGCCGGGGGTCAGGGGCCGTCATCGGGGGCGCTCCGGGAGGACGTTGACCTGGAGGGAGACCCGCGTGGCCCCGGCGGCGAGCGTCTCGCGGAGAAGCGTGCCCACCGCCTCCACCACCGCGTCCGCCGACCCCTCCGCCGTGTTGCCGAAGGGCCCGACGTCCACCGCCTCCAGCGCTCCGCGCTCCACCACCTCGCGGGCCACCACCGCGTGCGCGGGCGGCTCGTCCAGGTCGAACGGCTCGGTCGTGAACTCCAGCCTCAGTCTCACCAGGGCCCCCACGGCGGCAAGCGGCGGTAACCGTCAGCCCTCCCCCGCGGAGGGCGGCTCCGACGACGCGACCCTAGCGCGGCACCTCTCCTCCTGCCTTCGGCGGGAGGCGCCCCCGGCGTTGTCGAAGTCGCCCGAGTACGCCCGGCACGAGGGCTCCACCAGCCTGGGGGCCGGGAGGCGCCCCCACCGCCTTGCGATGCACCGCACCGGACGCCGCGAACCAGGCACACCTTTCCGGCCACGGCACTAGCCGACCCCGGCCGGCCCCGGCGCGGGCGCGAGATGCGCGCGGGCCGCCGCCGTCAGCGCCGTCACCCCGGTCTCCAGGGTCAGCCGCACATGCGGCCGGAAGCGGGGCGAGTGGTTGCCCGGGAGCGCGGCGAGCCGTTCCGCCGTGTTCTTCCCGGCCGCCGCCCACTCCTCCGGGCCGACCATGCCGAGCATCCAGTACCCCGTCCTGATCCCGGTGACCCCGTGCAGACCGACACCCGCCTCCCCGAACAGCGGGAAGTCCTCCGTGGCCGTCGACGGCTGCCAGCGGGCCACCCGGTGCGGCCCGAACTCCCCCTCGTGCGCCCGCCGTACGGCCTCCGTGACCCCGGGGTCGTTCACGGTGACCCCGGACCTGCGCAGCACGCGGATCTCCGGCTCGCGGTCCCCGCCGGACGCGGCCGACTCGGCCCGTACGATCCGCCGTACGGCCGTCAGGGCGCGCTCCAGCGTGGTCTCCGAGAAGGCCCGTACGGTCACCTCCAGGGTCGCCCGGTCCGCGATGACATTGCCGGTGGCGCCGGCCCGCAGCGCGCCGACCGTGACCACGAGCGGTTCGCCGGGGACGGTCTCGCGGGACACGATCGTCTGGAGCCGCAGAACGGTGGCGGCGGCCGTGACCACGGGGTCGACGGCGAGCTGCGGGGAGGAGGCGTGCCCGCCGCGGCCGTGCAGCACCACCTCCACGAGGGCACTGCACGCCAGCAGCGGCCCCTCGGTGTGCGCGACCATGCCCGCGGGCAGCGGTACGGCGTGCTGCGCGAGCACGACCTCGGGGGCCGGGAAGCGCCGGTAGAGCCCGTCGGCGAGCATCGCCTCGGCACCGCTGAGGGTCTCCTCGGCGGGCTGTCCGACCACCAGCACGGTGCCGCGCCACCGTTCGGCCGTCCGGGCGAGCAGGGTCGCGGCGCCCGCCGCGCACGCCAGGTGCGCGTCGTGGCCGCAGGCGTGCATGACGGGGACGGGCGAGCCGTCGGGCCCGGGCGCGGTGACCGTGCTCGCGTACGGGACGCCCGTCCGCTCGCGGACCGGCAGCGCGTCGAGTTCGGCGCGGAGCAGGACGACGGGGCCGGGGCCGTTGCGCAGTTCGCCGACGACACCGTGGCCGCCGACACCGCGCTCGACGCGGTAGCCGTCGGCGGCCAGCCGGTCGGCCAGCCGCCCGGCGGTGCGCTCCTCGGCGCCGGACAGCTCCGGGTGCTGGTGCAGATCGAGATAGAACTCGGCGACGGGGCCGAGCACATCGGCGGCGGTCGGGGCCGGCTGGGCGGTCAACGGCTTCTCCGTTCACGGGAGTTCTGGACGTTCAGGTAAGTGGGCCGGGGAGTTCGGGGAGTTCAGTGGCGTGCGCGACAGACGGCGGGCCGGCGTGACAGCGGGGTGACAGCGGTCGGGCAGCGGATTCGCCAGTGGACGCGCGTAGAAAGGATGACGCGGCCCCGAGCGGGCCGTGCCCGCGAAGCCCGTTCCCGACCATGCCGAGAAGGAGTCACCGTGGCTGACATCTCCAAGCTGGACACGCCGCTCGCCTCCCTGGCCCAGGAAATCCTGGAGCTGGAGTCCGAGACGTTCGAGATCACCGACTACTCCGACGCGAGCGAGGTCATGCTCGGCTCGTCGACCAGCTGCTCCAGCACCAGCACGTGTTCAAGCACCACCAGCACCACCA
It encodes the following:
- a CDS encoding DUF5955 family protein, producing MVGETQVLEEDRGRTADAGTGLREAIGRLECELTAYRRQLPDRAVAEDELRELARLAADTDRVLERPDTENLRHSLLLVTGALGSVSALRAPLDALREAVERLAPTPFPRPYR
- a CDS encoding serine/threonine-protein kinase; the protein is MGVPHTGPVFGGPAFLPTSGDDPATVSGHRVAARLVGRFEGTPDEASGAASGTSTAFGGRSGTASGGGALGRVYLAYAPGGQPVALTVIREEAAGRPDFGPRFHQDAEAAGRVRGPYVVPVVGSGKEGSRYWFATAYVASVSLRDAVAGGGPLPTGVVLRLVAGLAEGLQSLHHAGVVHGDLRPSHVLLAADGPRLKQYGFAGLGEGPTGAFLGPEQAAGRAAVAATDVFALGQIAAYAAIGAAPFGDGAKVRQDEPDLSELPGELREIVTRCLIKDPALRPSLAQITTMCAQIAPASTQPLALPWLPPHLLSALASAPGFPAGPGAAGESAQGTPPSTTPLPGTPVAPPPPSFAPAPGTPGAPLLPQAPTASVPGPGGYFAPPVPGVSGPGPGPAATGPASVPGFPAGSGPGAAAMPQAPITGSGGGTFGSSQGLAGASEAGAGGAAAMAQGPVTGSGGGTFGGPRAPGAGSGGAFAGAESAYPHPAGGKARRRGGVVGLAVVAAGVIAGVALAGGFDGGGRDVRGRVPSGAPTAAHPAPVRPPAGRPPGGGGGGAGATGSAETPGETVYRDVRLPAGYGLSLRDDPPTALSGTYSGDLGFTDQADAFAVDAHHGTLALAAPADPADPTGPAAPEICTSAATAQVASVPRRSVTTGTRLCVRSIDGTVALVTFRQLTPPGAPQEYATVDLTVWRLTGRSAESDQ
- a CDS encoding nucleotidyltransferase family protein; this translates as MDSAGTTGEVAAVLLAAGGGRRLGGRPKALLPYRGRPLVEHAVRALRAGGCDHVHVVLGAAAAEVRERADLRGCALVDNPRWADGMGTSLRAGLASLDPRTTAAAVIGLVDQPGVGPAAVARVLAAAAGDPRAALVAAAYDGVRGHPVLLGASHWAGVAAGATDDRGARVYLREHARRTVLVECGDVGDPADIDTPADLGLLDGTGRPSAEC
- a CDS encoding 8-oxoguanine deaminase, which encodes MTQPVARKVIEHCAVATVDAHGTEYDHGHVVVAGNLIEAVGAGPAPAGLEGVTRRIDGTGHLVTPGLVNTHHHFYQWLTRGLAQDSDLFHWLTELYPTWARIDEPMVYAAASGSLAMMARGGVTTAMDHHYVFPRGAGDLLGAGIRAAAGIGVRFTAARGSMDLGESDGGLPPDFAVESTEDALTATEAAVDRYHDASFGSMLRIAVAPCSPFSVSTELLREAALLARRKGVRLHTHGSETREEEAFCRERFGAGPTDYLASTGWLGEDVWMAHCVHMSDADIAAFARTGTGVAHCPSSNARLAAGIARVPDLLAAGVPVGLGVDGTASNESGELHTELRNALLISRLGSGRSAGSDGSGGAKALTVRQALRLGTYGGAQVLGRGAEIGSLEAGKLADLVLWKLDGLGHASIADPVAALVLGAPAPVTLSLVNGVPVVENGRLTRADEDAVARLTRTEARRLARLAGLA
- the pucL gene encoding factor-independent urate hydroxylase, with the protein product MPRLGQNQYGKAETRVVRVVREGAVHRLRDLNVSVALSGDMDEVHLSGSNTRVLPTDTVKNTVYAFARTHGIESAEEFGTLLARHFVDSRPAVHRARVRIEEYAWDRIGDRDTGASDGTGGHSFVRGGRETRTAEVTYDGGRPRVISGLKDLVVLNSTDSEFRGFDRDPYTTLQETGDRVLATEVTARWRFGGASAPDWEAAYGQVRGHLLTAFADTYSRSLQQTLYAMGARVVEWVPGVEEIRLSLPNKHHFLVDLTPFGLTNDNEVYLAADRPYGLIEGTVLRDGAEAAIAVTD
- the uraH gene encoding hydroxyisourate hydrolase, which translates into the protein MTTVSTHVLDTGAGRPAAGVPVTLAVRAGADSPWTGHGTSTTDADGRCADLPALPPDATHARLLFDVEPYLGRESGAFFPEVAVVFAVVSGGHLHVPLLLSAFGYSVYRGS
- the uraD gene encoding 2-oxo-4-hydroxy-4-carboxy-5-ureidoimidazoline decarboxylase — encoded protein: MTPRVPPGLARLNAAPAPAAAATLHAVCGSRTWSAAVAAGRPYARLGDLLAASDTATAALTPADLREALAGHPPIGRPTPGDPASAREQAGVEASARAELLRLNRAYEAAHGQVFLIRATGRTGAEMLAALKERAGNDADTERALVRAELAGINRLRLTRLAEEEDPG
- a CDS encoding helix-turn-helix domain-containing protein, with product MVGAVGPLVEAIGARVVAPGEARADDIVLSWEGAPVLAVRLPRLADSLDHLLADLRRRHGPLAELSRKEKQTVVRVLEERGAFEVRHGVETVAAALGVSRFTVYNYLNRENASRAPEGTG
- a CDS encoding amidohydrolase — translated: MTAQPAPTAADVLGPVAEFYLDLHQHPELSGAEERTAGRLADRLAADGYRVERGVGGHGVVGELRNGPGPVVLLRAELDALPVRERTGVPYASTVTAPGPDGSPVPVMHACGHDAHLACAAGAATLLARTAERWRGTVLVVGQPAEETLSGAEAMLADGLYRRFPAPEVVLAQHAVPLPAGMVAHTEGPLLACSALVEVVLHGRGGHASSPQLAVDPVVTAAATVLRLQTIVSRETVPGEPLVVTVGALRAGATGNVIADRATLEVTVRAFSETTLERALTAVRRIVRAESAASGGDREPEIRVLRRSGVTVNDPGVTEAVRRAHEGEFGPHRVARWQPSTATEDFPLFGEAGVGLHGVTGIRTGYWMLGMVGPEEWAAAGKNTAERLAALPGNHSPRFRPHVRLTLETGVTALTAAARAHLAPAPGPAGVG
- a CDS encoding thiazolylpeptide-type bacteriocin — protein: MSKLDTPLASLAQEILELESETFEITDYSDASEVMLGSSTSCSSTSTCSSTTSTTSCTA